One window of Kosakonia cowanii JCM 10956 = DSM 18146 genomic DNA carries:
- the cysK gene encoding cysteine synthase A: MSKIYEDNSLTIGHTPLVRLNRIGNGRILAKVESRNPSFSIKCRIGANMIWDAEKRGVLKPGVELVEPTSGNTGIALAYVAAARGYKLTLTMPETMSIERRKLLKALGANMVLTEGAKGMKGAIQKAEEIVASDPAKFLLLQQFSNPANPEIHEKTTGPEIWEDTDGQVDVFISGVGTGGTLTGVTRFIKNTKGKTDLITVAVEPTDSPVISQALAGEEIKPGKHKIQGIGAGFIPGNLDLKLIDKVVKITDEEAISTARRLMEEEGILAGISSGAAVAAALKLQEDEAFTNKNIVVILPSSGERYLSTALFADLFTEKELQQ; encoded by the coding sequence ATGAGTAAGATTTATGAAGACAACTCGCTGACCATTGGTCATACGCCGCTGGTTCGACTGAACCGCATCGGTAACGGACGCATTCTGGCGAAGGTCGAGTCGCGCAACCCGAGCTTCAGCATAAAATGCCGTATCGGTGCCAATATGATTTGGGATGCCGAAAAACGTGGTGTGCTGAAACCGGGCGTCGAACTGGTCGAACCGACCAGCGGCAACACTGGGATTGCGCTGGCCTATGTTGCCGCAGCGCGCGGTTACAAGCTGACGCTGACCATGCCGGAAACCATGAGCATTGAGCGTCGCAAGCTGCTGAAAGCGCTTGGCGCAAACATGGTGCTGACCGAAGGCGCGAAAGGGATGAAGGGCGCGATTCAGAAAGCGGAAGAGATTGTCGCCAGCGATCCGGCGAAGTTCCTGCTGCTTCAGCAGTTCAGCAACCCGGCGAACCCGGAGATCCACGAGAAAACTACCGGTCCTGAAATTTGGGAAGATACCGACGGCCAGGTAGATGTCTTTATCTCTGGCGTGGGCACCGGCGGCACGCTGACAGGCGTTACCCGCTTTATTAAAAACACCAAGGGCAAAACTGATCTGATTACCGTGGCCGTGGAGCCGACCGACTCACCGGTCATCTCACAGGCGCTGGCGGGCGAAGAGATTAAGCCCGGCAAACATAAAATTCAGGGTATCGGTGCCGGTTTTATTCCGGGCAACCTGGATTTGAAGCTGATTGATAAAGTGGTGAAGATTACCGATGAAGAGGCGATCAGCACCGCGCGTCGCCTGATGGAAGAGGAAGGCATTCTGGCCGGTATCTCTTCCGGTGCTGCCGTTGCGGCCGCGCTCAAACTTCAGGAAGATGAGGCCTTTACCAATAAAAATATTGTGGTTATCCTCCCCTCTTCCGGTGAGCGTTACCTCAGCACTGCACTGTTTGCCGATCTCTTTACTGAGAAAGAATTGCAACAGTGA